Proteins co-encoded in one Christiangramia fulva genomic window:
- a CDS encoding Glu/Leu/Phe/Val dehydrogenase dimerization domain-containing protein, with translation MKDLLTIYENKEPEIVFNWKDSETEAEGWTVINSLRGGAAGGGTRMRKGLDMNEVLSLAKTMEVKFTVSGPPIGGAKSGINFDPSDPRKKGVLERWYKAVSPLLKSYYGTGGDLNIDEINEVIPITEDCGVWHPQEGVFTGHFKPTEADKINRIGQLRQGVIKVLENTNYSPDIRRKYTVADMITGYGVAEAAHHYYSIYGGDIKGKRAIVQGFGNVGSAAAYYLAQLGVKVIGIIDRVGGLIKEEGFSFEEIRELFLNKKGNTLNHDNLIPFEEINEKIWKLDAEIFAPCAASRLISKDQISSLIERKLEVISCGANVPFADKEIFFGPIMEYTDEKVSLIPDFISNCGMARVFAYFMERRVQMTDEAIFNDTSSIIKEAIQNTYNNNPSRTDISRTAFEIALKQLI, from the coding sequence ATGAAAGACTTACTTACGATATATGAAAATAAAGAACCTGAAATCGTATTTAACTGGAAAGATTCTGAAACCGAAGCCGAAGGCTGGACGGTAATAAATTCCCTTCGCGGCGGTGCTGCCGGCGGTGGTACCCGTATGCGAAAAGGCCTTGATATGAACGAAGTTCTTTCTTTGGCCAAAACCATGGAAGTGAAATTTACCGTTTCCGGTCCGCCTATTGGTGGTGCCAAATCGGGAATTAATTTTGATCCTTCCGATCCTCGAAAAAAAGGCGTTCTGGAACGCTGGTATAAAGCTGTTTCTCCACTTTTGAAAAGCTATTACGGAACCGGCGGCGATCTTAATATTGATGAAATAAATGAAGTGATCCCAATTACTGAAGATTGTGGTGTTTGGCATCCTCAGGAAGGGGTTTTTACGGGACATTTTAAACCAACTGAAGCTGATAAGATCAATAGAATTGGACAATTGCGCCAGGGAGTGATCAAAGTTCTTGAAAACACGAACTATTCCCCAGATATCAGGAGAAAATATACCGTGGCTGATATGATCACCGGCTATGGAGTTGCTGAAGCGGCACATCATTATTATTCCATTTATGGAGGTGATATAAAAGGAAAGAGAGCGATTGTTCAGGGCTTTGGAAATGTTGGTTCTGCCGCGGCCTATTACCTGGCTCAGCTTGGAGTAAAAGTAATTGGAATAATAGACAGGGTTGGAGGCCTTATCAAAGAAGAGGGCTTCAGTTTTGAGGAAATCAGGGAATTGTTTCTGAATAAAAAAGGAAATACCCTCAATCATGATAATTTAATTCCTTTTGAAGAGATCAACGAAAAGATATGGAAGCTGGATGCAGAAATATTTGCTCCCTGCGCGGCTTCAAGGCTGATTTCCAAAGACCAGATTTCCAGCCTTATTGAAAGAAAACTGGAGGTGATCTCCTGTGGTGCCAATGTTCCTTTTGCCGATAAAGAGATCTTCTTCGGCCCGATAATGGAATATACCGATGAAAAAGTTAGCCTGATCCCAGATTTTATTTCCAACTGTGGGATGGCCCGTGTATTTGCCTACTTTATGGAAAGAAGAGTGCAAATGACCGATGAAGCTATCTTTAATGATACTTCTTCTATTATCAAAGAAGCCATTCAAAATACCTATAATAACAACCCTTCAAGAACAGACATAAGCCGTACTGCTTTTGAAATAGCCTTAAAACAGCTGATATAA
- a CDS encoding anhydro-N-acetylmuramic acid kinase: MKKTTYRLIGVMSGTSLDGVDMVFTEISFLDSVDYEIKLAQTFPYPEEWVSRLNDAIHLDQAALNELDNEYTAYLAEIIKKFIDQNQLDLIDAVCSHGHTVKHLPKKGITFQIGNLPKLARLTGIPVVCDFRVQDVELGGQGAPLVPMGDRLLFGEYKYCINLGGFANVSQEDEENRKAYDICPVNTVLNYFSRKEGKQFDKNGQMARMGKLDADLLEKLNALKFYSLQPPKSLGIEWVNAEILPMLENSGLDNFSILKTYTVHVAIQIANVLDDNSESAVLLTGGGVYNSYLIEELRKFSACDFVVPGNQLVEFKEALIFALLGALKLRGEINILRSVTGARIDHSSGRIFKP; this comes from the coding sequence ATGAAAAAAACTACCTATAGATTAATAGGCGTCATGTCGGGTACTTCCCTTGACGGTGTGGATATGGTTTTTACCGAGATAAGTTTTTTAGATAGCGTAGACTATGAAATAAAATTAGCGCAGACTTTTCCATATCCGGAAGAATGGGTTTCCAGGCTCAATGATGCCATTCATCTTGACCAGGCGGCGCTTAATGAACTTGATAATGAATACACTGCTTACCTGGCAGAAATCATTAAAAAATTTATTGATCAAAATCAGCTTGATCTTATCGATGCTGTTTGTAGCCACGGGCATACGGTAAAACATTTGCCAAAAAAGGGAATTACCTTTCAAATTGGAAATTTGCCGAAACTTGCCAGACTAACCGGGATCCCGGTGGTATGTGATTTTCGGGTTCAGGATGTGGAGCTTGGCGGCCAGGGCGCTCCTTTGGTGCCTATGGGGGATCGGCTTTTATTTGGCGAATACAAATACTGTATCAATCTTGGCGGATTTGCGAATGTTTCACAAGAAGATGAGGAAAATCGAAAAGCTTATGATATCTGCCCGGTAAATACCGTTCTCAATTATTTTAGCAGAAAAGAGGGTAAGCAATTCGATAAAAACGGGCAGATGGCGAGAATGGGAAAACTGGATGCTGATCTACTCGAAAAACTGAATGCGCTTAAATTTTACAGTCTTCAACCTCCCAAATCCCTGGGAATAGAATGGGTGAATGCCGAAATTCTTCCCATGCTGGAAAATTCAGGGCTCGATAATTTTTCAATTTTAAAAACCTACACCGTTCATGTGGCTATACAAATAGCCAATGTACTCGATGATAACAGCGAATCTGCTGTACTTCTAACCGGGGGAGGAGTTTACAATTCATATTTAATTGAGGAGCTACGTAAATTTTCTGCCTGTGATTTTGTGGTTCCCGGAAACCAGCTGGTTGAATTTAAAGAAGCACTGATTTTTGCACTTTTGGGTGCTTTGAAATTGAGGGGCGAAATAAATATTCTGAGATCGGTCACCGGAGCCCGTATTGACCATTCATCCGGTCGCATTTTTAAGCCCTGA
- a CDS encoding acyl-CoA dehydrogenase, translated as MDFTLTEEHIMIRDAARDFAKTELLPGVIERDEKQKFPAEQVKKMGELGFLGMMASPEYGGGGMDTISYVLAMEEISKIDASASVIMSVNNSLVCWGLDTFGTEEQKKKYLSKLTTGEKLGAFCLSEPEAGSDATSQKTTAIDKGDHYLLNGTKNWITNGNSADFYLVIAQTHKEKKHKGINAFIVEKEWDGFEIGPKEQKLGIRGSDTHSLNFNDVKVPKENRIGEDGFGFKFAMKTLSGGRIGIAAQALGIASGAYELAKEYSKQRKAFGTEICNHQAIAFKLADMHTQIEAARHLVMKAAWDKDQGNSYDLSGAMAKLHASQTAMDVTVEAVQVHGGNGYVKEYHVERLMRDAKITQIYEGTSEIQKIVISRSILKD; from the coding sequence ATGGATTTTACACTTACCGAAGAACATATAATGATAAGAGACGCAGCCCGTGATTTTGCAAAGACAGAGTTGCTTCCCGGCGTCATCGAACGAGATGAAAAGCAAAAGTTTCCTGCCGAACAGGTGAAGAAAATGGGAGAACTGGGCTTTTTAGGAATGATGGCTTCTCCTGAGTACGGCGGTGGCGGAATGGATACGATCTCTTACGTTCTGGCCATGGAAGAAATTTCAAAAATTGATGCTTCGGCCTCAGTGATCATGTCGGTCAATAACTCCCTGGTATGTTGGGGTCTGGATACTTTTGGAACTGAAGAACAAAAGAAAAAATATCTCTCCAAGCTAACTACGGGTGAGAAACTGGGTGCTTTTTGTCTTTCGGAACCTGAAGCCGGAAGTGACGCTACTTCCCAAAAAACCACCGCAATCGATAAAGGTGACCACTATCTATTAAACGGAACAAAAAACTGGATAACCAATGGGAATTCTGCCGATTTCTACCTGGTTATCGCACAAACACATAAAGAAAAAAAACACAAAGGGATCAATGCCTTTATTGTTGAAAAAGAATGGGACGGATTTGAAATAGGACCAAAAGAACAGAAGCTCGGCATTCGAGGAAGCGATACGCATTCCCTCAATTTCAATGATGTAAAAGTGCCAAAAGAAAACAGGATTGGTGAAGATGGTTTCGGATTTAAATTCGCGATGAAAACACTTTCCGGCGGAAGAATAGGGATCGCCGCTCAGGCGCTTGGAATCGCTTCCGGGGCTTATGAACTTGCCAAAGAATATTCAAAACAGCGAAAAGCTTTCGGGACAGAAATTTGTAACCACCAGGCCATCGCCTTTAAACTTGCCGACATGCATACTCAAATCGAAGCCGCACGGCACCTGGTAATGAAAGCCGCCTGGGATAAAGACCAGGGCAACAGCTATGACCTTTCAGGCGCGATGGCAAAACTACACGCTTCACAAACCGCGATGGATGTGACTGTAGAAGCAGTCCAGGTTCACGGCGGAAATGGTTACGTAAAAGAATACCATGTGGAAAGGTTAATGAGAGATGCCAAGATCACGCAGATCTACGAAGGAACTTCTGAAATACAAAAGATCGTGATTTCCAGAAGTATTCTTAAAGATTAA